The following are encoded in a window of Hydrogenimonas thermophila genomic DNA:
- the tlyA gene encoding 23S rRNA (cytidine-2'-O)-methyltransferase TlyA gives MGENQVRLDTLLVERGLVDSRTKAQALIKEGNVAVDGKVVDKPSFKAKEDANIEIFGDTRFVSRAARKLKGFLDVHPIAIEGKRCLDVGASTGGFTQILLERGAKSVTALDVGTSQLHESLRNDERVLSVESTDIREFQSKQPFEVVTCDVSFISLHHILSDLDRLANGVLILLFKPQFEVGREAKRDRHGVVTDEKAIALAQRQFERTTAELGWRLMVKEVSTLPGKEGNHEWFYCFINS, from the coding sequence GTGGGAGAGAATCAAGTGAGGCTTGATACTCTTTTAGTGGAACGTGGGCTTGTTGATAGTCGTACGAAAGCACAGGCGTTGATTAAAGAGGGAAATGTTGCAGTTGATGGCAAAGTGGTTGATAAGCCATCATTTAAAGCTAAAGAGGATGCAAATATAGAAATTTTTGGTGATACGCGATTTGTCAGTCGTGCAGCACGCAAGCTCAAAGGCTTTTTGGATGTTCATCCAATAGCAATTGAGGGGAAGCGTTGTCTTGATGTTGGAGCAAGTACAGGAGGATTTACGCAAATTTTGCTTGAACGTGGTGCTAAAAGTGTTACGGCACTTGATGTTGGGACATCTCAACTTCATGAGAGTCTACGCAATGATGAACGAGTACTAAGTGTTGAATCTACTGATATTAGAGAGTTTCAGAGCAAACAACCTTTTGAAGTGGTGACTTGTGATGTCTCATTCATTAGTTTGCACCATATTTTAAGTGATCTTGATCGGTTGGCAAATGGTGTATTGATTCTTCTCTTTAAACCGCAGTTTGAAGTAGGACGTGAAGCAAAACGGGATCGACACGGTGTTGTAACTGATGAAAAAGCTATTGCGTTAGCACAGCGTCAGTTTGAGCGCACAACAGCAGAGCTTGGATGGCGTTTGATGGTTAAAGAGGTTTCTACACTGCCGGGCAAGGAGGGAAACCATGAGTGGTTTTACTGTTTCATCAACAGTTGA
- the folP gene encoding dihydropteroate synthase, with amino-acid sequence MKIYRIDKPNDAKTALKLLGSDKGGVAIMSKKMDTHLFVIKDISAGAANILKQDCLSIGAELAVPTGVVTCSKSHYDAILIGTKRQLEFLARKEKAQPFGLKKLAKKLEDFLKESKFKTKIMGIINANDDSFYPGSRYLEKSAVEAIENMIEDGADIIDIGAVSSRPGSEPVTSQEELRRLKPIIDTIKQEKLYDKAIFSIDSYSLEAIAYALESGFSIVNDITGMQNSKLGELAKSYGATYIIMHMQGTPETMQKNPHYDNVILDIDAFFEDRIERALEIGFKIEDLVLDVGIGFGKTLEHNLMLLKNLKHFRHFGCEVLIGASRKSMIHKIVPTPVEERLPGTLAIHLEAIRRGASIVRCHDVKEHKQAIKVYEAIEEGSVL; translated from the coding sequence GTGAAAATTTACCGAATTGACAAACCAAATGATGCAAAAACTGCTCTTAAACTGCTAGGCTCTGATAAAGGCGGGGTTGCCATTATGTCTAAAAAGATGGATACACATCTTTTTGTAATAAAAGATATATCAGCAGGAGCTGCAAATATTTTAAAGCAGGATTGCTTGTCTATAGGAGCTGAGCTTGCAGTTCCAACTGGTGTGGTTACATGCAGTAAATCTCATTATGATGCTATTTTAATAGGCACAAAACGTCAGTTAGAATTTCTGGCAAGAAAAGAGAAGGCTCAGCCTTTTGGGTTGAAAAAGTTAGCAAAAAAACTTGAAGACTTTTTAAAAGAGTCAAAATTTAAGACTAAAATTATGGGTATTATCAATGCCAATGACGATAGTTTTTATCCTGGCAGTCGTTATCTTGAAAAAAGTGCTGTTGAAGCTATTGAGAATATGATCGAAGATGGTGCTGATATTATTGACATAGGAGCTGTATCTTCTCGTCCGGGAAGTGAACCTGTAACATCCCAAGAGGAGTTAAGAAGGCTAAAACCTATTATTGACACTATAAAGCAAGAAAAGTTATATGACAAAGCAATATTTAGTATCGACTCTTACTCTTTAGAGGCAATAGCATATGCTTTGGAGAGCGGTTTTTCTATTGTTAATGATATTACAGGAATGCAAAACAGCAAGCTTGGTGAGTTGGCAAAGTCATATGGTGCAACATATATTATAATGCATATGCAAGGAACTCCAGAGACGATGCAAAAAAATCCTCATTATGATAATGTTATTTTAGATATTGATGCTTTTTTTGAAGATCGTATAGAAAGAGCATTGGAAATTGGCTTTAAAATAGAAGACTTAGTACTTGATGTAGGGATAGGCTTTGGTAAAACGCTGGAACACAATTTGATGTTACTTAAAAACTTAAAGCATTTCAGACATTTTGGATGTGAAGTGTTAATAGGTGCCAGCCGAAAATCTATGATTCATAAAATAGTTCCGACACCAGTAGAAGAGCGTCTGCCTGGTACTCTTGCAATTCATTTAGAAGCTATTAGAAGAGGTGCATCAATAGTTCGTTGCCATGATGTCAAAGAGCATAAACAGGCAATAAAAGTTTATGAAGCTATAGAAGAGGGGAGTGTGTTATGA
- the ligA gene encoding NAD-dependent DNA ligase LigA — translation MTKQEYLKAVEKLKKWAYAYYIEDNPLVTDEVYDKLYHEVLDYEKEHPEDIDFTSPTQRVGATLKDGFQKAKHLSRMWSMEDVFNAKEFEEWMARIQKNFPNERYYIEPKFDGASLNLIYENGLLKQAITRGNGVEGEDVTNNARTIQSIRLEIEHKGLIEIRGEVLMTKQEFERINEERAKLGEPLFANPRNAAAGSLRQLDPKTVAKRKLIFQPWGVGVHDLTLEYLSEVMDYVYNLGFRKPPIRRVCETVKEIEAIYDELRKMRDSLDVMLDGMVVKVDRFAAQEALGYTVKSPRWIVAYKFPAVEKQTRIKDVVLQVGRTGVITPVAVLEPVEIEGVIVERATLHNFDEIERKDIRIGDMVIIIRSGDVIPKIIKVLEHFRTGNEKKIERPNECPVCKSELLDEGALIKCQNLNCSARVVNSIIYFASKQCLNIDGLGEKIVEQLYNEGLIKQIEDLYSLTMDDLLKLEGFKEKKAKNLLKAIENSKGVECWRFINSLGIEHIGEVASKKICQTYGLEFMRLSKDELMALDGFGEEMAESFIEFMRVNGDKVARLLEIIQPQAPEQEEIQESAFTSKTIVLTGSMSKSRGEIKAMLEKMGAKVTGSVSKKTDIVIYGEDAGSKYEKAKQLGVTLMSEDEMWERIK, via the coding sequence ATGACAAAACAAGAGTATTTAAAAGCTGTTGAAAAATTAAAAAAATGGGCATATGCCTACTATATAGAAGATAATCCGCTTGTAACAGATGAAGTCTATGACAAACTTTACCATGAAGTATTGGATTATGAAAAAGAGCATCCTGAAGATATTGATTTTACTTCACCTACACAGCGAGTTGGTGCTACATTAAAGGATGGATTTCAAAAGGCAAAACACTTAAGCCGTATGTGGAGTATGGAAGATGTTTTTAATGCCAAAGAGTTTGAAGAGTGGATGGCGCGTATTCAAAAAAATTTCCCAAATGAACGCTACTATATAGAACCAAAGTTTGATGGAGCCAGCCTTAACCTGATTTATGAAAATGGACTTTTAAAGCAGGCAATTACTAGAGGAAATGGTGTTGAAGGGGAAGATGTTACAAATAATGCCAGAACCATTCAATCAATAAGGCTTGAGATTGAACATAAAGGGCTTATAGAAATTCGCGGTGAAGTCTTGATGACAAAGCAAGAGTTTGAGCGAATCAATGAAGAGCGTGCAAAGTTAGGCGAACCTCTTTTTGCAAATCCAAGAAATGCAGCAGCAGGAAGCCTTCGTCAGCTTGATCCAAAAACAGTTGCTAAGCGAAAACTTATTTTTCAGCCTTGGGGTGTTGGAGTTCACGACCTTACTTTGGAGTATTTGAGTGAGGTTATGGACTATGTTTACAATCTTGGGTTTAGAAAACCGCCTATCAGAAGAGTTTGTGAAACGGTAAAAGAGATAGAAGCTATCTATGATGAGTTGCGTAAAATGCGTGATAGTCTTGATGTAATGCTTGACGGTATGGTTGTAAAAGTTGACAGATTTGCTGCTCAAGAGGCTCTGGGTTACACAGTCAAGTCACCACGCTGGATAGTTGCATACAAATTTCCTGCAGTTGAAAAACAGACACGTATAAAAGATGTAGTGTTGCAAGTTGGTCGTACAGGTGTCATTACTCCTGTTGCAGTTTTAGAGCCTGTAGAGATTGAAGGTGTTATTGTAGAGAGAGCTACACTGCATAATTTTGATGAGATAGAGCGTAAAGATATTCGCATTGGCGATATGGTTATAATTATTCGCAGTGGCGATGTTATTCCAAAGATCATTAAAGTATTGGAGCATTTTAGAACAGGAAATGAGAAGAAAATAGAGCGTCCTAATGAGTGTCCAGTTTGTAAAAGTGAGCTTTTAGATGAGGGTGCACTAATTAAATGTCAAAATTTAAACTGTTCTGCACGTGTTGTTAACTCTATTATCTATTTTGCTTCTAAACAGTGTCTTAATATAGATGGTCTTGGTGAGAAGATAGTAGAGCAGCTTTATAATGAAGGGCTTATAAAGCAGATTGAAGATCTTTATAGCCTAACAATGGATGATCTTTTAAAGCTTGAGGGCTTTAAAGAGAAGAAGGCAAAAAATCTTTTAAAAGCTATTGAAAATAGCAAGGGTGTGGAGTGTTGGAGATTTATCAACTCTCTTGGAATAGAGCATATAGGTGAAGTTGCAAGTAAAAAGATTTGCCAAACCTATGGCTTGGAGTTTATGCGTCTTTCTAAAGATGAGTTGATGGCACTTGATGGATTTGGTGAAGAGATGGCTGAGAGTTTTATTGAGTTTATGCGGGTTAATGGTGATAAAGTAGCACGTCTTTTAGAGATTATCCAACCACAAGCCCCTGAACAAGAGGAGATACAAGAGTCTGCTTTTACCTCTAAAACCATAGTTTTAACTGGTTCTATGAGTAAATCGCGTGGTGAGATTAAGGCAATGCTTGAAAAAATGGGAGCAAAGGTTACAGGAAGTGTATCTAAAAAGACTGACATTGTAATTTATGGAGAAGATGCCGGAAGTAAGTATGAGAAAGCCAAACAGCTTGGTGTAACATTGATGAGTGAAGATGAGATGTGGGAGAGAATCAAGTGA
- a CDS encoding DNA polymerase III subunit delta': protein MSTMTSQIIITDRFDEVYENLKVDFPEHLFYRIDADEFLVEHAKECQQKAYLTSDKEKVIVLTANRFTPIAQNKLLKVFEEPPSKTYFILMTPLKSGLLATIRSRLPIVEKEIGKEQIELSIDLEQLDLSQLFDFLQSNRRIDAKKAQVIVETLAKEVMKNSNYRIDNELLEAFSQSIRLLDMGSPVNFVLTRLCLKLLERKRK, encoded by the coding sequence ATGTCAACAATGACTTCTCAAATTATAATTACCGATAGATTTGATGAAGTTTATGAAAATCTAAAAGTTGATTTTCCAGAACATCTTTTCTATCGTATAGATGCAGATGAGTTTTTAGTAGAGCATGCCAAAGAGTGTCAGCAAAAAGCCTATTTAACAAGTGATAAAGAGAAAGTTATAGTTTTAACTGCTAATCGTTTTACGCCTATTGCCCAAAATAAACTTCTTAAAGTTTTTGAAGAGCCACCTTCTAAAACATATTTCATTTTAATGACACCTCTTAAATCTGGGCTATTGGCAACAATTCGCTCTCGCCTTCCAATTGTAGAAAAAGAGATTGGCAAAGAGCAGATTGAACTCTCTATTGACCTAGAACAACTTGACTTATCGCAACTTTTTGATTTTTTGCAATCAAATAGACGCATTGATGCAAAAAAAGCACAGGTTATAGTTGAAACATTGGCAAAAGAGGTTATGAAAAATAGCAATTATCGTATTGACAATGAGTTGTTAGAAGCCTTTTCACAAAGTATACGCCTATTAGACATGGGTTCTCCTGTTAATTTTGTACTTACACGATTATGTTTGAAGTTATTAGAGAGAAAGAGAAAATAG
- a CDS encoding HobA family DNA replication regulator, protein MKDLLTWTLETIRSDDTMMSWLEERRYDWAPIVGNAVSKILEGQTVILLTDEQNGWFEDYIIHHINRPSVNRPLMPFFSFDALYPFAHTIKKDQDIEILFDMLDLSYPQGYFFWYIGKADHPKARIALRNDESLLWVMDEEMTNSFTLRSYDELIDIKLLQLFRLFDKTISAALFAEIDLGG, encoded by the coding sequence TTGAAAGATTTGCTAACTTGGACACTTGAAACAATTCGTAGCGATGACACAATGATGAGTTGGCTTGAAGAGCGTCGTTACGATTGGGCACCAATTGTCGGTAATGCAGTTTCAAAAATTCTTGAAGGACAAACGGTAATTTTGTTGACAGATGAGCAAAATGGATGGTTTGAAGATTATATTATTCATCATATAAACCGTCCAAGTGTAAATCGTCCGCTTATGCCTTTTTTTTCATTTGATGCACTCTATCCATTTGCTCATACTATTAAGAAAGATCAAGATATCGAGATTCTTTTTGATATGCTTGATCTTAGCTATCCACAAGGATACTTTTTTTGGTACATTGGAAAAGCTGATCATCCAAAGGCTCGAATAGCATTAAGAAATGATGAGTCACTGCTTTGGGTAATGGATGAAGAGATGACAAACAGCTTTACATTACGCTCATATGATGAGTTGATAGATATAAAACTTTTGCAACTTTTTAGACTTTTTGACAAAACAATAAGCGCAGCCCTTTTTGCTGAAATCGATTTGGGCGGATGA
- a CDS encoding aspartate kinase: protein MLIVQKFGGTSVGDLERIANVAKRVAKTRDEGHDVIVVVSAMSGETNKLIEYAHFFSKTPDREAMDLLLSSGERVTSALLSIALNEMGYPATAMTGRQAGIYTDTTHTSARIDHIDPKPMGNALSSGKIVVVAGFQGINQDGRVTTLGRGGSDLTAVAIAGAMGADLCEIYTDVDGVYTTDPRIEPKAKKMDQISYDEMLELASLGAKVLQNRSVELAKKMGVNLVTRSSFNDNPGTLITKEENIMEKPLVSGIALDKNQSRISLKGVEDRPGIASEIFNALADEAINVDMIVQTIGADGKTEIDFTVPQSEIERVKTVMEKFNSSIGEIEYKEDVAKVSIVGVGMKSHSGVAAKAFTTMAKEGINIEMISTSEIKVSMIIDEKYSELAVRALHEAYELDK from the coding sequence ATGCTGATAGTACAAAAGTTTGGTGGAACCAGTGTCGGTGATCTTGAACGTATTGCTAATGTTGCAAAACGTGTTGCTAAGACAAGAGATGAAGGTCATGATGTCATAGTTGTTGTTTCTGCTATGAGTGGCGAAACTAATAAGTTGATTGAGTATGCACATTTTTTTTCAAAAACTCCTGACAGAGAAGCAATGGATCTTTTGCTTAGTTCAGGTGAGCGTGTTACTAGTGCATTACTGAGTATTGCTCTTAATGAGATGGGCTACCCTGCAACTGCAATGACAGGTCGTCAAGCAGGTATATATACAGATACAACTCATACATCAGCAAGAATTGATCACATTGACCCAAAGCCTATGGGGAATGCTTTGTCATCTGGAAAAATTGTTGTTGTCGCAGGTTTTCAGGGTATTAATCAAGATGGTCGTGTAACAACACTTGGTCGTGGTGGAAGCGATTTAACAGCTGTGGCAATTGCCGGTGCAATGGGTGCGGATTTGTGTGAAATTTACACAGATGTTGATGGTGTCTATACAACAGATCCACGCATTGAGCCAAAAGCTAAGAAGATGGATCAGATAAGTTATGATGAGATGCTCGAACTTGCTTCTCTTGGTGCTAAAGTACTTCAAAATAGATCTGTAGAGTTGGCAAAAAAGATGGGTGTAAACCTTGTTACCAGAAGTAGTTTTAACGATAATCCAGGAACATTGATTACAAAGGAAGAGAATATTATGGAAAAACCACTTGTAAGCGGTATCGCACTAGATAAAAACCAGTCACGTATCAGCCTTAAAGGTGTTGAAGATCGTCCGGGTATTGCTTCAGAAATTTTCAATGCTTTGGCAGATGAAGCTATTAATGTAGACATGATTGTTCAAACTATAGGTGCTGATGGAAAAACTGAGATTGACTTTACAGTACCTCAAAGTGAGATTGAACGTGTAAAAACCGTTATGGAAAAGTTTAACAGCAGCATTGGTGAAATAGAGTATAAAGAGGATGTTGCAAAAGTCTCTATTGTCGGCGTTGGTATGAAGAGCCACAGCGGTGTTGCTGCAAAAGCTTTTACTACAATGGCAAAAGAGGGAATTAATATAGAGATGATCAGCACCAGTGAAATTAAAGTCTCTATGATAATTGATGAAAAGTATTCAGAGTTAGCAGTCAGAGCTTTACACGAAGCTTATGAACTAGACAAATAA
- the hemW gene encoding radical SAM family heme chaperone HemW produces the protein MIIEKNALNMDKYLLYIHIPFCDSKCHYCSFNSYVDKFELKAAYMSALHKQLLHDLKHYNIKLGSIETIFIGGGTPTTVDFNLYEPIFETVAPYLQKNAEITSEANPNSTSTEWLKGMKGLGVNRISLGVQSFFNDKLKLLGRSHKSKDAVLAVERAYSAGFKRLSIDLIYATLLDTPKRIESELEQALNLPIDHLSAYELTIEEGTPFESRPEVRKESIEQAQIIYEKISATGWQQYEISNFGKSFCHHNIGYWEYKQYLGIGSGAVGRIGNQRLYPHREIEQYIKEPFFKNIEELKSYEIIEEKVFLGLRSFVGINADILNSSMKERADILLKEGKLYKKDKQYFNTDYLLSDEIALFILG, from the coding sequence ATGATTATAGAAAAAAATGCATTAAATATGGATAAATACTTACTTTATATACACATACCATTTTGTGACAGCAAATGCCACTATTGTAGTTTTAACTCTTATGTTGACAAGTTTGAACTTAAAGCTGCCTATATGAGTGCACTTCATAAACAGCTTTTACATGACTTAAAACATTATAATATTAAATTAGGTTCAATAGAGACTATTTTTATTGGTGGTGGCACACCTACTACTGTAGATTTTAATCTTTATGAGCCTATTTTTGAAACAGTTGCCCCATATTTGCAAAAAAATGCTGAAATAACTTCAGAAGCCAATCCAAACAGCACCTCTACAGAGTGGCTTAAAGGCATGAAAGGATTAGGTGTAAACCGCATAAGCCTTGGTGTGCAGAGTTTTTTTAATGATAAACTTAAACTGCTTGGACGTTCACATAAATCAAAAGATGCTGTCTTGGCAGTTGAAAGAGCTTACAGTGCCGGCTTTAAACGACTCTCAATTGATCTTATATACGCAACACTGCTTGATACTCCAAAACGCATTGAGTCTGAATTAGAGCAGGCTTTAAACTTGCCAATTGATCACTTAAGCGCATATGAATTGACAATTGAAGAGGGAACACCGTTTGAAAGTCGCCCTGAAGTACGAAAAGAGTCAATAGAACAAGCTCAAATCATATATGAAAAGATTTCTGCTACTGGATGGCAACAATATGAAATATCAAATTTCGGTAAATCATTTTGTCACCACAATATAGGCTACTGGGAGTATAAACAATATTTGGGAATTGGAAGCGGTGCAGTTGGACGAATTGGAAACCAGCGTCTATATCCACATAGAGAAATAGAACAATATATAAAAGAGCCTTTTTTTAAAAATATAGAAGAGTTAAAAAGTTATGAAATAATAGAAGAGAAAGTATTTCTCGGTCTTCGTAGTTTTGTAGGTATTAATGCTGATATTTTAAACAGTAGTATGAAAGAGCGCGCTGATATTTTACTTAAAGAAGGTAAACTATATAAAAAAGATAAACAATATTTCAATACAGACTATCTTTTAAGTGATGAAATTGCCCTCTTTATCCTCGGCTAA
- a CDS encoding RNA pyrophosphohydrolase, translating to MNDQKDKKVKKYRPNVAAIILSSKYPEKVEFFIASRSDVKDAWQFPQGGIDKGETPKEALFRELKEEIGTNEVDIVGEFPEWVSYDFPEMIAKRMYPYDGQRQKYFLVRLKPGAKINLQTAEPEFSQYTFVPYNEIFDYITYFKRPVYKRVLEYFRKKGYL from the coding sequence ATGAATGATCAAAAAGATAAAAAGGTAAAAAAGTACCGACCAAATGTGGCAGCGATCATTCTTTCATCAAAATATCCTGAAAAAGTGGAATTTTTCATTGCTTCTAGAAGTGATGTCAAAGATGCCTGGCAGTTTCCGCAAGGAGGTATTGACAAGGGGGAGACGCCCAAAGAGGCTCTTTTTCGTGAATTGAAAGAGGAGATCGGCACAAATGAGGTCGATATAGTCGGTGAGTTTCCTGAATGGGTCAGTTATGACTTTCCGGAAATGATTGCAAAAAGGATGTACCCTTATGATGGGCAGCGTCAGAAATATTTTCTGGTTCGTCTAAAACCTGGAGCAAAGATAAATCTTCAGACAGCTGAACCAGAATTTTCACAATATACGTTTGTACCGTATAATGAAATTTTTGACTATATTACCTATTTCAAACGACCTGTATACAAAAGGGTTCTGGAATATTTTAGAAAAAAAGGTTATCTGTAA